The following nucleotide sequence is from Myxocyprinus asiaticus isolate MX2 ecotype Aquarium Trade chromosome 21, UBuf_Myxa_2, whole genome shotgun sequence.
ACAATAATAGAGCTAAAACAAAGCTTGtctctttttttgttattaattacTAACTTGTATTTATAACTGGAGTTTTTAGAGTTGGTCACTGCATTCCTGTAATCTTATGAACCTTAAAATGTGAGAGTACAGTAAGTGCTGAGAAGCTGAAAgcatgctgcatcaaaactttcCTTTGACACCTCTACAAGTCTGCAATGCAAGTTGCTGTTGAACATCATATGAGCTAAGAGTCTAATATCCTTTTTAACAATACAAACACTGAGAGATATTACATATTTTTGATGTCAACAATTGGCTTTGCTTGGATTTGAAAATACTTTGCAGAAGTTAAGCTAACGTTGTTGTCTCTTCCAATGCTTTGAGAGAATTTTGAGGCCACATCggaatataaattaaaatcacGCTCTTTAAAAGAATGTGCCATAAATCTGCATTTCAAAAGCAAAGGGAGTGAAACATTTAATATAAACACTTAAAACTCTTTCTATGATCCCTTCACAGATTCCAGAACCCATCACTGTAACACTTAATATGGACACCTTCGGGTGCGTTCAATACACTGTCATCACATTTATagcaaatataaattttaaaatgtaatacatttttagtaATGTTTGTAATGTCAGGTATGTGAAGGTAAAGTTATGCACTGGACTTCAGTACAATTTGCAGCTGTAAACTTACTAAAACCCTTTTTTCTTCAAGTCGGATATTTTACATTAATGGCTTTAAACTGAATCCGAGCAGGTTCAAGAAACAATCATTcaatgattaattttttttttttttaaatgctattttGACACTGTATGTTCTTTGTCGACATGCCGCAAACCTCACTGATCACATACCTGTGACATTCATTTGGGCAAGATACAGTTTCAAGATTCAAGAAGGGAAGGAGAAGTCTTCATTTGATGTCAACAGGTAGAGTGTCCCAAACAGGTCAGGCTGCTTAAGTATAGTGCTATAATCTCTTTATACAAACCATGATTTGTTAAATTATGTCATGTCACAAATTAACAGCTTTCACATAATTTCCTGGAAAAGTGCCAAACTGTTTTGTCCTCTTCGATGTACCTGCATGGAGAAGCCAATACATATATTACAGACATTGAGTCTGTGGCCAGAAAACTAAAATAAGCCAATTGTACAACTCCAAAACAAAGCTTTAGAATACTGGTTGAAGGAAGACTGATTTAGTAGCACTGTAGTGTTGTAGGTATTGATTTAATATAGGAGAGATGATTCTCTAGAGAATTAATACAATGAGAAATAACACATACCCACAAACCAGCCATCATCACATTTCTCCATGACGCTGACCATGTCTCCTTCCTGTAGTTCCAACTCATCATTATTCTGAGGCACATAATTGTACAGAGCCTGAAATCTACACCAGAGAACAACACATCATCACATATGGAGCACATACTGGAAACTATAGCACAAATCACATTTTATTGACCAAATTTTAAGGCATTTTCAGTCTTATTGTACATCACTTGTCCACCTACACATAACCATTCTGTCAGTTTAAAGATAGAAAACTTAAATTTTCCATaaattaaagaaaacaaaagttTACAATAACTTGGGTAACAGGATTGAATGCTTTAAATTcagttaataatttgtattaaattttttattttatttggagtGCAGgtctacagagccccttagaggatagggcaggattttttttttttctgaaatagttttgcacgccctcgcaataagttttgctttccctctaAATACGTTTTGCATAccattgcaataagttttgcatcccctcaccatagtttgcgttccctcacaataagttttgcgtcccttcacaatagtttgctttcccaCACAATAAGTTTAGCAtcccctcacaatagtttgcgtcccctcacaatacgttttgcgtcccctcacaatagtttgtgttccttcacaatagtttgtaTCCCCTCGCAatgagtttgcattccctcgcaataagttttgcattccctcacgatagttttgcattccctcgcaataagttttgagtgccctctcaatagtttgcgttctcttgcGATACATTTTacgtgcccttgcaatagtttgcgttccctcgcaataagtattGCAacccctcacaataagttttgcatcccctcataatagtttgcgtttcctcacaataagttttgcattccctcgcaaaagttttgcgtcccctcgcaatagttttgcatcccctttcaataagttttgtgtgccctctcaatagtttgcgttctcttgcGATACGTTTTacgtgcccttgcaatagtttgcgttccctcgcagtaagtaTTGCAacccctcacaatagtttacattccctcacaataagttttgcatcccctcacaacagtttgcgttccctcacaataagttttgcattccctcgcaaaagttttgcgtcccctcgcaatagttttgcatcccCTTTcagtaagttttgtgtgccctctcagtagtttgcattccctcacaataagttttgtgttccctcgcaatagtttgcattccctcgcaataagttttgcatcccCTCGCAATAGTTTCGCGTCCTCTTGCAATAACTTTTGCTTGCCCTCTTAAtactttgcattccctcgcaataagttttgcattccctcgcaatatatttaccatggttttactacagtaacaataaacagggaatgtaaaacatattgtgagggaacacaaactattgcgagggaacgcaaaacttattgcaagggcctcaaaactatttcagaaaaaaaattcccgccctgtcctctaagcgCCTCCATACTGGTCAATTAAAATTCAGTAAaaccacataaacacacagatgcacacataaacacactgagGTATATCAAACTTACATCCCACAGCTCATGCGTCCAGGCTCTGGGCTGCTGCTCTGCGACAGGGGTTGCtgggaaatgatgagagagtgtTTACTGGAAGGAGGCAGGAGTCTGTGGGCAGAGTCTACAGGGTGTGACAAAGTGCTGCAGTACCTCACTGAGGTCTCTGCAATATTCATGATCTCATTACATACTGCCTCCTATTGGTGGAAGAGGGTCAGCACAAGAAGTGGCCACAAACCAGGAAGTGAGGTCAGTCATTCAGATGGAAATTTGAGTTTGAGGAAGGGGCGGCGTGGTTAGAGAAAATAGGAATGGAAGTCCGGTAAGTTACAGTGCAGAAAGGAGGAAATGTCCATTAATACCAGGAAAGCCCGAAGTGATGGTAGTGTCCAGAAGATAAGCATGGAATTGTGAGACAATAGGAGAGTGCATATGGAAGGAGTGAAAGATAGGACAGGTTTATTTGCAAGGCATATTACCATAGAGATTTGTCATGCACTATATGTGTGAGTTTCAGGATTAGAtatcacataaaataaaacattgggaTGAGCTTCATGATTGGCTGTGCTGTGTTTCGTAAGGGCCAATCAAAATAGATCATGAAACTGCTCATATTCCATTCATAATCACTCAATACAGGTGGCTTAAGAAATAAGTATGGACCAGTATGTATCTTTCAAGTGGAGTTATAATGACTTAATGAATGTCAATTTACCGTAAATGAATTGGCGTTCATGTTGTTGTCTTGGATGTCAAACAGCATGACAGGACTTCTTGAAGATCGCCTGTAATATTCTTCATCATTCTTCAATAGCTGTGGGGGGAAAAAGAATGTGAATGAAATATCTGCCTCTTTTTCAGATTTACACCTTTAAATGTCTGCGAAAAATGGTTCATATTCATGGTTTAAGGCTCAGTTGTGAAGTATTAACACAAAGACAGTATAGTTGGCATTTGATCagtccattattttattttatttatctctgTTCAGAGGACTTAAATACGACCATATCAACAATtacaaattattagaataaaactGTTAGTTAGTTGCAGTCACCACATTTCTTATAAATCTTCAAACAAACATTAgtgtcaaatcatgctgggatgcTTCATATAGAACAAAAAGGAGGATTTCCCCCCCCATTTCAACCTCATCATCACCTTTACTGTaagaaaaatgtaacaatatttcTTTCAGTTTGAAAGCAGACTCAAGATGCCGGAAATTGTTGTCAAACAGCTAGgcacattatattttattcatcCATTTAAAAGCTTTTTCTAAGCATTCTTactgtaaatataattattttgacatttctctaaaaagtaataaaaaaataataatttgaagatATCTTTCCAAATTGCCATCTCTGTTTGGCACAGTAATGAAGTGGGTATTTAAACACACTGTTATCTCTAGATTTGTATCAGACATGCATAATTTCAACAACAGGCAACAGGAAAATAAATATCAACATCCAAGATTCATGCTAGCAGTATAAGAGGTTCATGCAGCAGTTCCTTTTAAACTGTGTTCTCTCAACAGGGTGAAAGCCTTGAAAGTGTTTGCTAACTCACTAACATAATCAGATTATTGGGTCAGTTATTGTTCCCGATTTCAGCCTGTTAGATCCACAACTTGTGCCAAACGGTGACCTTCCATAgaaatagttcatacaaaaatgaaaattctgtgatcatttactcagcctccaAACCCATCCCTCTCTTTTCTCAGTGGAAcatgaatgacagcctcagtcaccattcactttcattgtatggtcaaaagatgcaatgacagtaaatggtgactcaggctaacattctgcctaaaatctccttttgtgttccacagaggaaagaaagtcatagtggtttggaccaacataagagtgagtaaatgaactatccctttaagtttaggTATGACTGGCACCTTGAAAAAACACACCACACCATGCAGAAGATACCTCTGCTGGGCTATTGCCCCTGCTGTAAGGAGCCTTGCGGAGGCTGCCAGCCCTGTCTATTTCTGCCCCATCCCCTTCCTGTAACTCCTGATCCAGCCTGATGCCCCCAGTAAGCCAACCCTCAAGCCCAGCACCCCCACAGGGACTCAGGCTGCGGGAGAGGCGAGGAGAAGGTGGGGAAAGGAAGAAGTCCTCCCCTTGAGGTGGAGTGAAGGTGAGGAATGGGGTGGCCGAGCTGGGGCGGGGTGGATAGGGTGGGGGTAAAGGAGAGCTGGATGGAGTTGCCATTGGGGAGACAAAGTAGGGGCTACTGCTGATGGGAGGCACAGGGCTGGCAGACAAAGAAGGGGGCAAGTATTCACCCAAGCGGTATAGAGTGCTTGGCAGAGGGGGAAGTGGTGGGGTGGGTGCAGCTGGAGGGCTGCTGCTGACTCCGCCCACAGTGAGAGAAATCCACTCGTTGGAGATGGCATGGACTTCAGGGGAGATAGAACGGCGAGGAGACCGGGGCAGAGGGAGGGGGGAGGTGGTGAGACTTGGCTGTTGGAGGATAAGGCCAGGTGTCAGGAGGAATGAGATGgaaagaaaagaaacaataaagaaaagaagggaaggGAGAGGTAAAACATAATacatatagagaaaaaaatattaaatattaaagctgaagaaagtaatttctgtgacactagcatcaccaaacagaattgcaaaaataatgactgttttgaaACAGATTTCCCAAATATTCCCCCTATTGGCTGAGCAAACAAagagtcccgccccaaactcgcaCAATTAGTTGAGTCAATAGCCGTGTTTCCAATATCGGGCCAAATGAGAGTGTGCTAGTGATtgtcagggccagttgcgttcctactgtcacttccagggcttcatcgtgcctcctcgggaCTGCCTCGGGGCCAACAGCCACCCTGGATTACCCTTGGCCAAAGAGGGCCAACTGGCGATTGAGGCAGGGTCAAAGGCGGAGTATATTGTCGCCAAACTTGTCAAGTTTTGTTTCCAGtgcacaatggtacaggttcgaaaaaaaaaaaaaaaaagtgcgggcacagtacaaatccatgGACTTCGAGGGCTTGCTAGTCtacagagtctgatacctcagcttgattttccctcttgcttgtgaaatgggtggggtgtgtggtgctggcaccagggcggcgtattaagtgcgggttttagggcaacactgGAGGGCTATTAGCCggtggtgggaatgcagatctattttggtctcgtggctcgaagtccgaggctattggccccagttgaccagttgatagccctggcttgcactggcaCGGTAGTGGAAAAGAggctaatgttgctgtgtcaggctggtcaggacaCTCTAACTGCACTAAATAGCCAGTATTTACACTCTACGGGGAACTAaacatacaaatggcttacatacagatgtttctgcatattatttgGGATAGAAGGAAGtactttaacattgaaaaaattacacacgtcagctttaaataaatgaaaataatgggAAAATGAGTGatgaaaacaattcacaaaagtTGAAAGAAAATTATCATCAGATTGGGTGGAGGATGTTGTCAGTTCTTTACCTGTGGAGATGCATTAGTGCTCCGATGTGGTGACTGGCTGATAGGTGGATCTGGGTAGTCAATTCCATTTTTAACTCGGGGTCTCTTGTGCACCTCTATGTAGGTGACCGGGAAGATGCCTTGCCGGTTAGTGCCAGAAATTTTGCCTTCATACCAGTTTTCATCTACTCTACGAATAAGTGTAATACGCTCCCCCTATAGGCAAGGAAAATAATTTTAATCAGCTCCTGCAGACTTCAAATATACTATGGTATGAGTTAAAAACAAAGTTCCATTAAAATCCTAAAACAGTGTGGATTACCTTTCTGAAAGACATTTCTACTGCAGTGTCACCATTGAAATTGAAACGAGCAATAGCTTCTCCATATTCCAATACCTTGACCGGAGCACTCTTTTTGGGCTGAGCCTTCTCTGTTGGGGGCAAGAGCTGGAGAAATAGCATTACAGGAGTGAGAGAGGTTACCCTACACCAAATAAACTCATCAGTACAAATAAATGGATTAAATAAATGTACCTCAACGTAGCTGCGTGGAAAAATTCCAACTCTCCCATGATGCTCTCCCTCAAACCAGTTCTGGTCAATCTGCCGATAGATGTATACAATATCTCCCTTTTGAAATGGTAGTTCCCTGACAAAAGAGAATCAGAATCTGGTTTGATTACATTTGTAATGCAGTGTTCACAAAATTCAGCTCTTGAATTTCAGAGACTCGTGTCAGTATTTACACGGGCCATAAAAATCATGTACAGTTTTCTATCCTGTATTGATGTTTTTCCTAATGAAACAGGTagttgaaagtattttttttattattgcttttAGTTTACGTCAATTTTGATTTGATGGGGTTTTTATGTACTGGCATCCTTACATCTGAGTAATAAAACACTTACTTTAGAGTTTCGGCTCTGAAGTCAAATCGTGCCAGAGCAGGAGTCCTCTGCAGACAATAAGAGGCATATTAACCATTAAAACTTTAGACTTCATCCATTATATTAAAGAAACTTTATTTGTCACACAAAAAGACAGTCAGATTCAAACAGGATCATTTTGAAGCATGAGAGAGAAGATATCTCACCTCTATGGttttcctcttctctttctcaTTAATAACCAGCAGGTCACCGAAGCGGTCGTTAGTGATGAACTGTTGATGAGTCACAACAAGCCCAGCATGTCTGCGAGCGGCTGTGTCTGCCTCTTCCTGCTCGCGCTTCAGCCGTCTCTGCTCTTCCAGAATTTTCTGTACAAAGAAATGGACTTTTAATTCACTCACAGAGTTTATGCCTATTATTGTACTGTTACTAATCAGTTCACAGCAAAAGGTGACTTTATCAAACAAACCATTCATCATATGTCCACCATTATAATCAGTTTGttaataaattacacaatttatatacagtggcccaaaaaagtatttggacacttaaaccacacttaaaattATATGAATCTCATGGCTttagatatcaaaatatcaaactaagtgcctttttttaaataaagatatgCAAACTTTTTAAGCAAAGCATATCATAAAACATTTGTTAGGTTTTAatttatattacaaaatatttattgttcaaaataaaaaaaagaaagaaagagaagtacttgaacactttctggttgtcagactTCTTGCCCATAGGTAATGTGATGAAGTAAACCTGTGGTTACACTACTAGGACATTTGTTTGAACTAGAGGGAAACTTCATACtgtacatccactaaaatcactTTTCCACCAGCtgtttaaaagtaattgcaaaaatggctaagaaaggTGAagctagttctgagaaaagctctagcgtCACTTGATTTGAGATTTTGTTATCTAAAGCAATGATATTCATACAATTTAAAGTGTGGTTGAAGTGCTCAAATTCTTTTTTGGACCACTGCATTTTCCAAAGCTAGATCAGAAGATCCACAAATCAGAACCGTaaaaaaattaatgtataaattttAAACAAGCTTgataatttattcataaaaaatctCTAACTATGAAATTTGATAGACAGAAAAGCCTACAGAAAATGTCATAACAAATATGTCACCTCTTTATCTCCATAGCGTTTAAGGGCTGTCTCTTCCGAGTTCTCTCCATGATCTCCTTGGCTTAAAGGGTGTGAAGAATCCGAGTCTGTTTGAGAAAACACAGGATTCAGTTTCTGTTCCCATAAGTAGCACAATTATATTAAGTATTTTTAGCATGATAAGAGTGTGCCGTGATTCAAATCCGTCTTGGCACATGTATTGCACAACTCTTGATAGCTCTGATTTAAATAGCCAATTCATAAAGAGCACTGAAAGAGCCTATGTGGATGATATAGCTGTGGACACACTGGATaggacaaaaataaaacaaaatgttaaataaaacatactgtataaccaAAATTCTGTTAAAATGCAATGGCTTAGACATCTTACagcttaaaattacaattaattcatGCGTCTAAGTATTTAATTTAAGTACAATACTTAGTGTTTTAAGATCTGTATGAGAATTAGCCATGGTCTATCAAAATAAAAAGGTTGAGAGAATGCATCAAAATGTAACATTATGAAGTGATATGGAGTGGCTTAACAATGTGCAAATACACAACATTATGACAATCCTTTCACAAATGTGTGACGTGGTATGTATAATGTAGCATTGGAAATAGAAAATTAAGTGTGACCCAAGtgtgtaataataaataaaaatgataataaatttaaaaaaaacataactgcCATTTGAGTATAAATACTATTAGCAATATACGTATGTCTTTTAATTTTAAGATCAAATCTGTGAGGCTGTTATTTGCAAGTTATCACAGCTCTAAATTAAGGAAACTTTCATAAGATGTTCAAGTTGTAAGTACATGGAACACTGTTTTATGTTCATACTGCATCTGTTAAGGAAAAACATGGGAGCCCTGAAATCTTTTCTAAAGCTAGCAACAAACTTAATGATGGGTAGATTCAAAATTCTTCTCAGGGTTCATCATTGGGTGACGGATGataatgtgtttttaaacaaaaattctGGAATCTAGGAACACTCTGTTAACATATTCTCGACAAGGGAAAATTATAGagattctatcatcatttacttacccttgtgtcattccaaacccgtatgactttcttttgtttgtggaacacaaaaggtgattttaggcagaatgttagccacactcaccattcagtttcattgtatggaaaaaattatgcaaggaaagtgaatggtgactgaggctgtcattcttcctaacatctccttttgtgttccacagaacaattAAAGTAATTCGGGTGAGTAatatatatgatgacagaattttcagaatttaaattttcatgaactatccctttaagtctcatCTTAGTTTGTTGCAAATTTTAGACACAGAACTATAaagatattaaaaaattataGTCTTAAATGGCTGACGTGGAAGTCTGAAAATAAAAGAAGTGATATGGCACACttttacacaacacaatggaaatgaataaaatgcCAGTTTGGTTGCAAACCACACAAAGTTGGCCACACAATGCACACTAcagaaattaaaaaagtaaagtcACTTGGTGATGACAGAAGAGCAGACAGGAGAGAAAAAAGGAGTGTGGAAAATCTGACACTCATGACACTCTTAGTATAGCCACCTTCAGAGGTATCTTTATTGGCTTCTGTGCATTCCACATCTGTAAGGTCATCTGAGTTGCACCCCTCACAGGGAGAACTTTCTTCATTACTGAGCCTATCCAGCACCTCCAAGGAGGACAGGCGCTGCGGAATGACAGGCCTTGGCCTAGGAGTGAAGAGACGGTTCTCCATCGGGTCTCCAGCCATTGGTTTCATGGCAGTGAGAGCGCAAGTCTTTTTGGCCTGTTGACTATGTAGTGATCTCCTTAAGGAGAAAGGGGCTGGGCCCATTAGAAGCAAGTTTCTTGGAGGAGAACATCTCTTCTCTTGCAGGGTGTTGGCCTGTTGTCGCTCATGCCTGAGGATTGTGGTGAAACGGGTGCAGGAGGCTGGGCAGGTGCCTTTGCACTTGCTTTGTTTGAGGTGTAGGGGGAAGTTATCATGGTGGAAATGTTGGTTATGGTGACCTGTGGGTTCTGAGGTTGTGTCTTTGGCAGCATCATGTGTACAACTGCCTGTCTCCTCTGATTTGCTCTCATTTTCCAAAGGGGAGTCAGTTCTTGAGTTGTGGTTCTGCTCAGAGGTGATCAAGCACTCTACTGAAACAGAAGCTTCCTCTTTGTGGGCCTGGTCCTCTGGATCTATTTCTGGGCAGTCCTCAGTGTGTGCAGGCCCTGGCATGACCAGAGTCTCTGCTGAGATAGCAGATTGGAGGAAGCAGAGTGGTGCAGGGCTATGGCAAGGGCTTGGGTTACTAGGGAGTATGGGCATCGAGGCAGAGCGTGTGGGGGCAGAGTTGGTACGCTGAATGATGCGCTCAAACTCCATCACCCGGAACGTCACGGCTTCTCGAGGGATGATCTCGGCCCTCTCCATGGTAATGACACCCCCTGGCTTCTCGAAAAGGGAAGCCAGGCAGCGGACACTTCCATGGGAACTGGAACCCAGGGAGCTTGGCCTCTGAATGTTATGCATGTTCCGATAGAGAGCAGAGAACTCAGCCGTACTCCTCACAGATCCCACAACGGATCCATTTTTGTAAAGGTTCCTGCTCTCGGGTGAACAGCAGCCCTTGGAAGCTGAGTTTAACCTGTGATCGCTATCTGTTGTATCTCCATTCTGGTGCAGATCCTCACAGCTGTGTGCTTTGGGCCGCTGTGTTGGCTTGGTCCATCTCTCCTGGCTCTCATCAGTAGTGATAGTAGATAGTTTGGGCTTAAACTTGGAGGGAAGAATTTGAGGGATGCAGGCTTTGGTGGCAGACAAGGGCTTTTTAGTCTTATATTGAGAAACTAGTGCATTACTGGCAAGAACTGAGTGACTATTTACAGAGGAGCAGGGTGAAATCATACAGCCATCCCCACCTTTATAATCCATTGGCAGGCATGCAGGATAACAGAACAAACAGTGCATTAGATTACACTTGCGACAAGCATAAACACAATAGTACCACACAACTAGCAACTATGGTAGAAAATAACACCTTTTCTTTCTTTGAGGAAATGAAATTGCTTAAGAAATTTGGAGCATCAAaagtacactcagtaattttttcctaattttaaaaggtttcactcctaaagaaatgaacagtaattttgaaacttATGTAAAAATCATgggcactcacatgagataaagacatATAATTTacctataaaagctgttttattctatggAGAGgttcccctcatgggggctgccatgttgggatcacatgaccagctgaatactactcgcttaatctctaTAACACCCTCTTATTGGACagtttcactcatggattaaattaatcatggctgattttgAATAGTAATTGTTTTTACAATGGTATCTGTAACTGAAATctgttgtgtttgaatgatgctgcatccattcctctaggtgtcactgtaagtccaacaTGACTTCCATATTGaccagcacaacataaacaaaacttACTGAGTACATCTCTAAAGCAGGGTGCTATAAACTCTTATGTAAAGCCTCAGTGTAGTACATCTAGGATAGTTTCATgatttaacttttaaaatataaaaaatacatataaaacaaTCTAAAAACTCGTGAAGCACTGTTATGGAAGCAAAATAAATTCAACATTACTTACATTAAAAAGAATAGCATGTAAATAATAAGCATGTTCTGGAACTTGAAATCTTTTTTAATGTGCTGATTTCATTTTGAAATCTGCCCTTGATCTGTTTAACAAATGTAAGACCAGGAGACTGTTGAATGGCATTGATAAATAATATAGACAGCTAGAGCCATTATTTCTGACAaactacaaaacaaacaaaagataatAAGTGAGAAGGTATAAAATTAATGCTTTCTACAATATACATTCACTGATTGGAATACACACTCATAATTTagcaaattaacatttattacagAGGACAAAACAGGCCCTCTGTTGTTTAGAAAACTGTTTTTTATGATGGATAATACATGAGAGCTAATAATCTATTCTACAGAAGAGGATGCTTTCCCCCAGTGCACTAGCTTTTCCTTCAAATGCTACAGCATAGAAATTATGATGTTTCCGTCTAGACTGAATGAACAGAATGTTCTGCATCTTAAATGGATTTGACATTAACTGTCAACTGGACTGCAAAC
It contains:
- the LOC127411813 gene encoding sorbin and SH3 domain-containing protein 1-like: MHCLFCYPACLPMDYKGGDGCMISPCSSVNSHSVLASNALVSQYKTKKPLSATKACIPQILPSKFKPKLSTITTDESQERWTKPTQRPKAHSCEDLHQNGDTTDSDHRLNSASKGCCSPESRNLYKNGSVVGSVRSTAEFSALYRNMHNIQRPSSLGSSSHGSVRCLASLFEKPGGVITMERAEIIPREAVTFRVMEFERIIQRTNSAPTRSASMPILPSNPSPCHSPAPLCFLQSAISAETLVMPGPAHTEDCPEIDPEDQAHKEEASVSVECLITSEQNHNSRTDSPLENESKSEETGSCTHDAAKDTTSEPTGHHNQHFHHDNFPLHLKQSKCKGTCPASCTRFTTILRHERQQANTLQEKRCSPPRNLLLMGPAPFSLRRSLHSQQAKKTCALTAMKPMAGDPMENRLFTPRPRPVIPQRLSSLEVLDRLSNEESSPCEGCNSDDLTDVECTEANKDTSEGGYTKSVMSVRFSTLLFSLLSALLSSPSDFTFLISVVCIVWPTLCGLQPNWHFIHFHCVV